One stretch of Amycolatopsis sp. NBC_00345 DNA includes these proteins:
- a CDS encoding PDR/VanB family oxidoreductase, with translation MTLNTLPGTEVHLEVLLARKESIADNVVRLTLRHPEGEALPAWEPGAHIDLVLRPDLVRQYSLCGDPRDRSVLEIAVLRERDGRGGSAFVHNELFDGDRLRIRGPRNHFKLVDAARYLFIAGGIGITPIVPMIAEADERGADWELCYGGRARSSMAFGPELSRKYGDRVVLRPQNEAGPLDLDDLLGYPEEDTAVYCCGPEPLMAAVEQRCHAWPQGALHVERFAPAEGADSGPRGRFDVELARSGVTVTVPPGKSILEVCEDIGMPVFSSCRQGTCGTCETPVLEGVPDHRDSVLTADEQAAGDTMMICVSRACGKRLVLDL, from the coding sequence ATGACCCTGAACACCCTTCCCGGCACTGAGGTTCACCTCGAGGTTTTGCTGGCACGCAAGGAATCCATCGCCGACAACGTGGTCCGGCTGACACTGCGCCACCCCGAGGGGGAAGCGTTGCCGGCGTGGGAGCCGGGTGCGCACATCGATCTGGTCCTGCGCCCCGACCTGGTGCGGCAGTACTCGTTGTGCGGTGACCCGCGCGACCGGTCGGTGCTGGAGATCGCCGTGCTGCGGGAACGCGACGGCCGCGGCGGTTCCGCGTTCGTGCACAACGAGCTCTTCGACGGCGACCGGCTCCGGATTCGCGGGCCGCGCAACCACTTCAAGCTCGTGGACGCCGCGCGATACCTGTTCATCGCCGGCGGCATCGGCATCACCCCGATCGTGCCGATGATCGCGGAGGCCGACGAACGGGGCGCCGACTGGGAGCTGTGCTACGGCGGACGGGCCCGTTCGTCGATGGCGTTCGGCCCGGAGCTGAGCCGGAAGTACGGCGACCGGGTGGTGCTCCGGCCGCAGAACGAGGCCGGTCCGCTGGATCTCGACGACCTGCTCGGGTATCCGGAGGAGGACACCGCGGTCTACTGCTGCGGCCCGGAGCCGCTGATGGCCGCGGTGGAACAGCGTTGCCACGCCTGGCCTCAGGGCGCGCTGCACGTCGAACGGTTCGCGCCGGCCGAGGGCGCGGATTCGGGCCCCCGCGGCCGGTTCGACGTCGAGCTCGCGCGGTCGGGGGTGACGGTGACCGTGCCGCCGGGGAAATCGATCCTGGAGGTCTGTGAGGACATCGGGATGCCGGTGTTCTCCTCGTGCCGGCAGGGAACGTGCGGTACCTGCGAAACGCCGGTGCTGGAGGGCGTCCCCGACCACCGCGACTCGGTGCTCACCGCGGACGAGCAGGCCGCGGGCGACACGATGATGATCTGTGTGTCCCGGGCCTGCGGCAAACGGCTGGTCCTCGATCTCTGA
- a CDS encoding AfsR/SARP family transcriptional regulator has translation MSSAQRAESPLRINVLGSVECWDGDERVHLGGLIQERVLAALVLEAGRVLSVSQLVDAVWEDVPPATAAHQVRKAVARLRQIIPGGGGLIITQASGYRVSADAAQLDVKQFSALLDQARAELADRRAGEAVEHLEGALALWRGTVLSGDGGEPIRAAGTALLERRAAAIEQLIDLRLARGETAELVGELRAYVAAYPLQERLRGQLMLALFRSGRQADALEEFERVRALLSEDLGIDPGSDLTRLHERILRNDPALARPVPEAGPRPVAEVPAGPPAAAHALPHDLPDFVGRERELDHLRSYLETASSQGPRIVAIDGMGGVGKTSFAVRAAYSVSGRYPDGQLYLDLHGFTPAGQPMTAPAAAEALLRMLGTPVDHLPDGASVRLNLWRATIAEKSVVLLLDNVSDVAQVLPLLPPNSECLVLITSRTRLVDLDGVLWISLGTMTDEDSAAMASAVLTSQRTAVEPEALAELIELCGHLPLAIRIALSRLANRPRWSIGYLVDRMSDESRRLDELRSGERGVELTLKISYEGLKAKDREAFRLLGLHPGRDIDVHSAAALLGTSPEEAEATLEVLLDAHMLQQYEFGYYRFHDLVRSFVHRLLRVAGQSAGGDISPALGRLLDYLVCASDQVCDLLFAGRLSVPAGGIGRQAVPPELDEPEQARKWLERERTTLLAAAVLAHEQGLDRHVTLLARNVVFQLDAAGLYSEFAEASQLAVASSRRLGEPELLRLSLSNLAVANWKLGRFDAGIAASSEALKIADDLGDRRGFAKDTGMLGLFKGTTGQFDEALGLLRESIRLKRELGAARTEAESLVNLSSLYEQWGRYPEAVEAAGQALALDLELDIREHQIVARADLALAYLGVHADEEADEQLARDRELVEDFGAAGEVAMVFALSALTNQRLGRHEEAARYAEIVREHRREHWNPTRQVVIDNILGKLYRAQGNDSDAALLHEAARTVAASIGYRVEEARALLGLGAAESALGRTEEGQRHQRRAEEIFTELGVPPDARS, from the coding sequence ATGAGCAGCGCTCAGCGAGCCGAATCGCCACTGCGCATCAACGTCCTGGGGAGCGTCGAATGCTGGGACGGCGACGAACGCGTCCATCTGGGCGGGCTCATCCAGGAGCGGGTGCTGGCCGCGCTGGTGCTGGAGGCGGGCCGGGTGCTCAGCGTCTCCCAGCTCGTCGACGCGGTGTGGGAAGACGTTCCGCCCGCGACCGCCGCCCACCAGGTGCGCAAGGCGGTGGCCCGGCTGCGCCAGATCATCCCGGGCGGGGGCGGGCTGATCATCACCCAGGCCTCCGGCTACCGCGTGTCGGCCGACGCGGCCCAGCTCGACGTCAAGCAGTTCTCCGCGCTGCTGGACCAGGCCCGGGCGGAGCTGGCGGACCGGCGCGCCGGCGAAGCGGTGGAGCACCTGGAAGGCGCGCTCGCGCTGTGGCGGGGGACGGTGCTCTCGGGCGACGGCGGGGAACCGATCAGGGCGGCCGGCACCGCGTTGCTGGAACGGCGGGCCGCGGCGATCGAGCAGCTCATCGACCTGCGCCTGGCCCGGGGGGAAACGGCCGAGCTGGTCGGGGAGCTGCGGGCCTACGTCGCCGCATACCCGTTGCAGGAGCGGCTCCGCGGCCAGCTGATGCTCGCGCTGTTCCGGTCCGGCCGGCAGGCGGACGCGCTGGAGGAGTTCGAGCGGGTGCGGGCCCTGCTGTCCGAGGACCTGGGCATCGACCCCGGCAGCGACCTCACCCGGCTGCACGAGCGGATCCTGCGCAACGATCCCGCCCTCGCCCGCCCCGTCCCCGAAGCCGGGCCGCGGCCGGTGGCCGAGGTGCCCGCCGGCCCGCCCGCGGCGGCCCACGCGCTGCCCCATGACCTGCCGGACTTCGTCGGACGCGAGCGGGAGCTCGACCACCTCCGGTCGTACCTCGAAACCGCGTCCTCGCAGGGGCCGCGGATCGTCGCGATCGACGGGATGGGCGGGGTCGGCAAGACCTCTTTCGCCGTGCGGGCCGCGTATTCGGTGTCCGGCCGGTACCCCGACGGCCAGCTCTACCTCGACCTGCACGGCTTCACCCCGGCCGGGCAGCCGATGACCGCGCCCGCCGCCGCCGAAGCCCTGCTGCGGATGCTCGGCACCCCGGTCGACCACCTGCCGGACGGCGCCTCGGTGCGGCTCAACCTGTGGCGGGCGACGATCGCCGAGAAGAGCGTGGTCCTCCTGCTGGACAACGTGTCCGACGTCGCCCAGGTGCTGCCGCTGCTGCCGCCGAACTCGGAGTGCCTGGTGCTGATCACCAGCCGCACCCGGCTGGTCGACCTCGACGGGGTGCTCTGGATCTCGCTCGGCACGATGACCGACGAGGACAGCGCCGCCATGGCCAGCGCGGTGCTGACCAGCCAGCGCACGGCCGTGGAGCCGGAGGCGCTGGCCGAGCTGATCGAGCTGTGCGGGCACCTGCCGCTGGCCATCCGGATCGCCCTCAGCCGGCTGGCGAACCGGCCGCGGTGGTCGATCGGCTACCTGGTCGACCGGATGAGCGACGAGTCCCGCCGGCTCGACGAACTGCGCTCGGGCGAGCGCGGGGTCGAGCTGACGCTCAAGATCTCCTACGAGGGCCTCAAGGCCAAGGACCGCGAGGCCTTCCGCCTGCTGGGCCTGCATCCGGGCCGCGACATCGATGTCCACTCGGCCGCCGCGCTGCTGGGCACCTCACCCGAGGAGGCCGAGGCCACCCTCGAAGTGCTCCTCGACGCGCACATGCTGCAGCAGTACGAGTTCGGCTACTACCGGTTCCACGACCTGGTGCGCAGCTTCGTGCACCGCCTCCTGCGGGTGGCCGGCCAGTCCGCGGGCGGGGACATCTCGCCGGCGCTGGGCCGCCTGCTCGACTACCTGGTGTGCGCCAGCGACCAGGTCTGCGACCTGCTCTTCGCCGGCCGCCTGAGCGTGCCGGCCGGAGGGATCGGCCGCCAGGCCGTGCCGCCGGAGCTGGACGAGCCCGAGCAGGCCCGGAAGTGGCTGGAGCGGGAACGGACGACGCTCTTGGCCGCGGCGGTGCTCGCCCACGAGCAAGGACTCGACCGGCACGTCACCCTGCTCGCGCGCAACGTCGTGTTCCAGCTGGACGCGGCCGGGCTGTACAGCGAGTTCGCCGAGGCCAGCCAGCTCGCCGTGGCGTCCTCCCGCCGGCTGGGCGAACCGGAGCTGCTGCGGCTGAGCCTGTCGAACCTGGCCGTGGCCAACTGGAAGCTGGGGCGGTTCGACGCAGGGATCGCCGCTTCCTCGGAGGCGCTGAAGATCGCCGACGACCTCGGCGACCGGCGTGGCTTCGCGAAGGACACCGGCATGCTCGGCCTGTTCAAGGGGACCACCGGCCAGTTCGACGAGGCGCTGGGGCTGCTGCGGGAGTCGATCCGCCTGAAACGCGAGCTCGGCGCCGCCCGGACGGAGGCCGAATCCCTGGTGAACCTCAGCTCCCTCTACGAGCAGTGGGGGCGGTACCCGGAGGCGGTGGAGGCAGCCGGCCAGGCACTGGCCCTCGATCTCGAACTGGACATCCGCGAGCACCAGATCGTCGCCAGGGCGGACCTGGCCCTCGCTTACCTCGGGGTGCACGCGGACGAGGAGGCCGACGAGCAGCTGGCCCGCGACCGGGAGCTGGTCGAGGACTTCGGCGCGGCCGGTGAGGTGGCGATGGTCTTCGCGTTGTCCGCGCTGACCAACCAGCGGCTGGGACGCCACGAGGAGGCCGCCCGGTACGCGGAGATCGTCCGCGAACACCGGCGTGAGCACTGGAACCCCACCCGGCAGGTGGTCATCGACAACATCCTCGGCAAGCTGTACCGCGCCCAGGGCAACGACTCGGACGCGGCCCTGCTCCACGAGGCCGCCCGTACGGTCGCGGCTTCCATCGGCTACCGCGTCGAAGAGGCGCGGGCGCTGCTCGGGCTCGGGGCGGCCGAATCGGCCCTCGGCCGGACCGAGGAGGGGCAGCGGCACCAGCGGCGCGCGGAGGAGATCTTCACCGAGCTGGGCGTGCCACCGGACGCCCGCTCGTGA
- a CDS encoding helix-turn-helix transcriptional regulator, with translation MSTDRSVLALPEFSPVTGTAERVPCERCRAGEAAEIDPRRQLSGLDAMILEAVATGVSSVRIASRLYISRQAVDYHIKGMQRQLNAVNRAELVSRAHVAGILDIGRWPPKVPPGFILEESRGLYRPVP, from the coding sequence GTGAGCACCGACCGGTCGGTGCTCGCCCTTCCCGAGTTCTCCCCGGTGACCGGGACGGCGGAGCGGGTGCCGTGCGAGCGGTGCCGCGCGGGCGAAGCCGCCGAGATCGATCCGCGCCGGCAGTTGAGCGGTCTCGACGCGATGATCCTGGAAGCGGTCGCGACGGGGGTGTCGAGTGTGCGGATCGCCTCGCGCCTCTACATCAGCCGGCAGGCGGTCGACTATCACATCAAAGGCATGCAGCGCCAGTTGAACGCCGTCAACCGGGCCGAGCTGGTTTCGCGGGCGCATGTGGCCGGGATACTCGACATCGGCCGCTGGCCACCGAAAGTACCGCCGGGCTTCATCCTCGAGGAGTCGCGGGGTCTCTACCGGCCCGTCCCGTGA
- a CDS encoding helix-turn-helix domain-containing protein, protein MPPARADFEMGTTMDLDHPASSAGARSLCADALERLRRQAVAAVESGLTQSHTARQFGVSRKAVGKWVRAYHAEGEEAFRPRRRGRRAGERLALSPADQAWIVKTLAGGPPDEAGVPSLLWTRRAVAELVRRQFGISLSGSTIDQYLERWELFDRAAAAAHPRRSETLLLGWVRPLPPGAAERVNALVAVTSRGMLFFLASEQPFTADQLTQFRHRLRVQLAADVGLLVYSWPPMYREALARWQLDTPDIVAR, encoded by the coding sequence GTGCCGCCGGCACGCGCCGACTTCGAGATGGGGACCACGATGGACCTTGATCATCCGGCGAGCAGCGCCGGTGCGCGAAGCCTGTGCGCCGACGCGCTCGAACGGCTCCGCCGGCAAGCGGTCGCCGCTGTCGAGTCCGGTCTCACGCAGTCGCACACCGCCCGGCAGTTCGGGGTGTCCCGGAAAGCCGTCGGCAAGTGGGTGCGCGCCTACCACGCCGAGGGCGAGGAGGCGTTCCGCCCGCGCCGGCGTGGCCGCCGCGCCGGTGAGCGCTTGGCGCTGTCACCCGCGGACCAGGCCTGGATCGTCAAGACACTCGCCGGCGGCCCGCCGGACGAGGCCGGGGTGCCGAGCCTGCTGTGGACGAGACGCGCGGTCGCCGAACTCGTCCGGCGGCAGTTCGGCATCTCGCTCAGCGGCAGCACGATCGACCAGTACCTCGAGCGCTGGGAGCTCTTCGACCGCGCCGCCGCGGCCGCCCACCCGCGCCGTTCCGAAACCCTGCTGCTCGGCTGGGTCCGGCCGCTTCCACCGGGTGCGGCCGAGCGGGTCAACGCGCTCGTCGCGGTCACCAGCCGCGGCATGCTGTTCTTCCTGGCGAGCGAGCAGCCGTTCACCGCGGACCAGCTGACGCAGTTCCGGCACCGGCTCCGGGTCCAGCTCGCCGCCGATGTCGGCCTTCTCGTGTACAGCTGGCCGCCGATGTATCGGGAAGCGCTCGCCCGATGGCAGCTCGACACCCCGGACATCGTGGCCCGATGA
- a CDS encoding helix-turn-helix domain-containing protein: MNARDARSLSAEALEVLRRRAVAAVASGVSRTEVARLFGVSRKTVGAWVAAHESMGDASFRPARRGRRPGEQLALSPAQQAWTVRTVVGNTPDDLGLPHRLWNAQAIVELVNREFRILLSPATASKYLIRWGLIEDRRALDAKRGRSASPVPRTRMQDFRGNGWIVDGAVMWLAWTRPHTPPGAKPMPVTNGQNLMSGFRDYFGEVNVLVAWSNRGVVQFQARRGSFDARQATDFVARLLAQVGRGLNIIIAGWPAQHYELIRTWPEQHGAGISVQFALG; this comes from the coding sequence ATGAACGCCAGGGACGCGCGCAGCCTTTCCGCCGAGGCGCTGGAAGTGCTGCGCCGCCGGGCGGTCGCCGCCGTGGCGTCCGGGGTCTCCCGGACCGAGGTCGCGCGCCTCTTCGGCGTATCCAGGAAAACGGTCGGCGCCTGGGTGGCGGCCCACGAGTCGATGGGCGACGCGTCCTTCCGGCCGGCCCGCCGCGGCCGTCGTCCCGGCGAGCAGCTCGCGCTTTCGCCCGCGCAGCAGGCGTGGACCGTGCGGACCGTCGTGGGGAACACCCCGGACGACCTCGGCCTGCCGCACCGGCTGTGGAACGCGCAGGCGATCGTGGAACTGGTCAACCGGGAGTTCCGGATCCTGCTCAGCCCGGCCACCGCGTCGAAGTACCTGATCCGGTGGGGCCTGATCGAGGACCGCCGGGCGCTCGACGCGAAACGCGGCCGGTCCGCTTCCCCGGTGCCGCGCACCCGGATGCAGGACTTCCGGGGGAACGGGTGGATCGTGGACGGCGCGGTCATGTGGCTGGCCTGGACCCGGCCGCACACGCCGCCGGGGGCCAAGCCGATGCCGGTGACGAACGGGCAGAACCTGATGTCCGGCTTCCGTGACTACTTCGGCGAGGTCAACGTGCTGGTCGCGTGGTCGAACCGGGGAGTGGTGCAGTTCCAGGCCAGGCGAGGATCGTTCGACGCCAGGCAGGCGACCGATTTCGTGGCGCGCCTGCTGGCACAGGTGGGGCGTGGCCTGAACATCATCATCGCCGGGTGGCCGGCGCAGCACTACGAGCTGATCCGGACCTGGCCGGAGCAGCACGGGGCCGGGATCTCCGTCCAGTTCGCCTTGGGGTAG